The DNA segment CCGGTGCCGGCCGGGGCGACCGCGGTGATGTGGGTGTCGGAGACGACGGTGAAGGAGGTGGCCGGCGTACTGCCGAACCGCACAGCAGTCGCGGTGGCCAGACCCGTACCGGTCAGAGTCACCGTCGTACCACCGGCCGGCGGCCCCGACGTGGGACTCACCGACGTCAGCACAGGCGCCGAAACCGACGTGTACGTGAACGACACACCGTTACTCGTACCACCCGGCCCCGTCACCGTGACCTGCACCGTCCCCGAACCCGCAGGCGCCACCGCAGTGATCTGCGACGCCGAATTGACCACGAACGACGCCGACACCCCACCGAACCGCACCGCCGTCGCACCCATGAAACCCGAACCCGTCAACGTGACCGACGTACCACCGGCCGGCGGCCCCGACGTAGGACTCACCGACGTCAACGCCGGTGCGGGGGTGGCGACATAGGAGAAGGTGACGAACTGGTTGCTGGTGCCGATGGGGGTGGTGACGGTGACCTGCACCGTGCCGGTGCCGAGCGGGGTGGTGGCAGTGATCTGGGTGTCGGAGAGGACGGTGAACGACGGCGTCGGGGTGGCGCCGAAGCGCACGGCGGTGGCACCGGTGAAGCCGGTGCCGGTGATCGTCACGGTGGTGCCTCCGCCGGAGGAACCCGAGGCGGGAGAGACGGAGAGGACTGCGGGTGTGGCTGCGGCCGGCGTCTGCGCGGCGGAAGCGGTTGGCGGTTCTGCTGAGCGATTCACGGCCATGGTCCTTCGAGAGCGTGAGCCCCGGCCGGCCGCCGAGGAGAAGCGCCGGGCCGAGGCTCGTCAGGTGAGCTGGGGGGGGGAGGGCCGGGCAGGGCAGGGCGCGCCCTGTCCGGACGGGTGGTGCGGTGCCTGGTCGGCGGACCAGGCGGTCAGTGGCTCGGGGTTCCGGTCAGATGCCGGGGCCGGCCAGGTAGGTGAAGTCAGCGGTGGCAACGCCACCAGTGGTGGTCACGGTGACCGTGGCGGGGCCGGGTGCTCCGTCCGGCGTCGGCGGGGTCACGACGGAAATGGTGGTGTCGCTGAGGACGGTGAACGGTGCGGGCGTGGCGCCGAAGAGGACCGACTGAGTGCTGCTGAGGTTGGTGCCGGTGATGGTCACCACGGTTCCGCCGCTGGCCGGGCCGGAGTTGGGGTTCAGCGTGGTGACGGTCGGGGCGTCGACGTAGGTGTAGGACAGGCCGTTGTTGGTACCGCCCGCGGTGGTGACGCTGACGCTCACCGGACCGGGGCCCGTGCCCGCCGGCACGGCGACGGTCAGCTGGCCGTCGTTGACCACGGTCGGGGTCGCCGTGGCGGCACCGAAGTGCACCGCGGTGGCGGTGGTCAGGCCGGTGCCGTTGATGGTGACGGTGTTGCCGCCCGCGGTGACGCCGGATACGGGGGAGATACTGGACTTGAAGGGCGCGCCTACGTAGTAGAACGACAGCGGGTTGCTGGTTCCGCCGGGGGTGGTCACGGTCACCGGAACCGTTCCGCTGCCCGACGGGCTGACGACGGTGACCGAGGTGGGCGTGTTGGCGGTGATGGTGGCTGTCTTGGTGCCGAAGTGCACGGCGGTGGCGCCGCCGAGGTTGGTACCGGTGATGGTGACGATGGTTCCGCCGCCGGTCGACCCCTGATTGGGAGAGATGGGCATGGCGATGCTCCTTCGGTGAAATGGGTGAGTGGGAGAGATCAGCCGAGGCCGGCGGCCGGGTCAGCCGCCGGCGTCGGGGTGGGCTGCCTGGTGCGTGGTGGCCGGTGCACCGGCCGGGCCGTCAGGTGCAGCCGATGACGCTGCCTGACGGAGCACAGTTGTCCGGGGTGTTGCCGCTCACGTTCGTGCCCAGCAGGGTCGCGCCCCCGGAGTTGACGTAGATGCCGCCGCCGCTGGATCCGGCGGTGTTACCGGTCACGGAGCTGCCGACCAGCGACACGGCACCGTTGTCGGTGTAGATGCCGCCCCCGGCGACGGCGGTGTTGCCGGTGACGGCACTGGTGAGCAGCGAGACGGTGCCCCCCAGGTTCGAGATGCCGCCCCCCGGCCAGGGGGAAACGGCGCTGCCGCCGCGGATGGTGACCCCCACCAGGCTCAACTGGCCTTTGGTTCCCGGAACGTTGGCGGCTCCCTGGACCTGGAGAATCCGGAATGCGGGTGCGCTCGGGTCACGGGCGATGGTGACGCCCACCCCCAGCAGGGTGATCGGGGTGGTGATGGGCGGGAGTCCGACCGGACCGGTGGGTCCGCTGCCGTGCGCGCTGGTGAGTTGGTAGGTGCAGAACGGCACCAGCGCCAAGGTGTCCCCGCCGGCCGCGTTGGCCGCTGTGATCGCGTTCACCAGCGCG comes from the Streptomyces angustmyceticus genome and includes:
- a CDS encoding IPT/TIG domain-containing protein; this translates as MPISPNQGSTGGGTIVTITGTNLGGATAVHFGTKTATITANTPTSVTVVSPSGSGTVPVTVTTPGGTSNPLSFYYVGAPFKSSISPVSGVTAGGNTVTINGTGLTTATAVHFGAATATPTVVNDGQLTVAVPAGTGPGPVSVSVTTAGGTNNGLSYTYVDAPTVTTLNPNSGPASGGTVVTITGTNLSSTQSVLFGATPAPFTVLSDTTISVVTPPTPDGAPGPATVTVTTTGGVATADFTYLAGPGI
- a CDS encoding right-handed parallel beta-helix repeat-containing protein, which encodes MRTVRTLRSILGVCALTVALTAGLVAVPNEARAQTPVLCSETALVNAITAANAAGGDTLALVPFCTYQLTSAHGSGPTGPVGLPPITTPITLLGVGVTIARDPSAPAFRILQVQGAANVPGTKGQLSLVGVTIRGGSAVSPWPGGGISNLGGTVSLLTSAVTGNTAVAGGGIYTDNGAVSLVGSSVTGNTAGSSGGGIYVNSGGATLLGTNVSGNTPDNCAPSGSVIGCT